One region of Cheilinus undulatus linkage group 4, ASM1832078v1, whole genome shotgun sequence genomic DNA includes:
- the LOC121508341 gene encoding rho GDP-dissociation inhibitor 1-like — MADDDVTTEQLAAIAAENEEVDTVVYKAPAKKTLQELQDLDKDDESLRKYKAALLGSGQTEADPCVPNVQVTKMCLVCESAPNPLVLDLTGDLEAFNKQAFILKEGVEYKIKIGFKVNREIVSGLKYVQQTYRKGVRIDKSEYMVGSYGPRPAEYEFLTAMEEAPTGMLARGNYSIKSKFTDDDKHDHLSWEWNLNIKKDWKD; from the exons ATGGCTGACGATGACGTGACTACGGAGCAGCTAGCAGCCATTGCCGCCGAAAATGAGGAAGTAGACACGGTGGTCTACAAGGCGCCTGCTAAGAAGACACTGCAAGAGCTCCAAGACCTGGATAAAGATGATGAGAGTCTACGCAAATATAAGGCAGCCCTACTTGGCTCTGGGCAAACTGAGGCTG ATCCCTGTGTTCCAAATGTTCAAGTGACCAAAATGTGTCTGGTCTGTGAATCAGCCCCAAACCCCCTGGTCCTGGACCTGACAG GAGACCTGGAAGCCTTTAATAAGCAGGCATTCATCCTGAAGGAGGGAGTTGAATACAAAATAAAGATCGGCTTTAAG GTGAACAGGGAGATTGTTTCGGGTCTGAAGTATGTGCAGCAGACATACAGGAAAGGAGTGAGGA TTGATAAATCGGAATACATGGTTGGCAGCTACGGACCTCGTCCAGCTGAATATGAATTTCTGACAGCGATGGAGGAGGCTCCCACAGGCATGCTGGCCCGCGGAAACTACTCTATCAAATCCAAGTTTACCGATGACGACAAGCACGACCACCTGTCCTGGGAGTGGAACCTCAACATCAAGAAAGACTGGAAAGACTAA